In Turicibacter sanguinis, a genomic segment contains:
- a CDS encoding RNA polymerase sigma factor: MKKDTYQSAQMVVERLIEDYGQDVLKIAYLYVKDQQLAEDIFQEVFYKVMKNYHKFEHLSSEKTWLIRITINTCKDLLRTSWLRRVTTFGTLEEQNQTQYEQPFDMTQSESNNELYEMIMKLPQRYKEVILLFYYEDFSYDEMAKILNIPKGTVQSRLARGREKLKKMMEERGEISGR; encoded by the coding sequence GTGAAAAAAGACACCTATCAATCAGCCCAAATGGTCGTTGAACGATTGATTGAGGATTATGGACAAGATGTCTTAAAAATTGCATATTTATATGTTAAAGATCAGCAATTAGCCGAAGATATTTTTCAAGAGGTCTTTTATAAGGTCATGAAGAATTATCATAAATTTGAGCATTTAAGTAGTGAAAAGACATGGTTAATCCGAATCACGATTAATACGTGTAAAGACCTTTTACGAACGAGCTGGTTGCGACGTGTTACTACCTTTGGAACTTTAGAAGAGCAAAATCAGACACAATATGAACAACCATTTGATATGACACAGTCAGAATCAAATAATGAATTATATGAAATGATTATGAAGCTTCCACAAAGATATAAAGAAGTAATCTTACTATTTTATTATGAAGACTTTAGTTATGATGAAATGGCAAAGATTTTAAATATACCAAAGGGAACCGTACAAAGTCGTTTGGCTCGTGGGCGAGAAAAATTGAAAAAAATGATGGAAGAAAGAGGTGAGATTAGTGGAAGATAA
- the hflX gene encoding GTPase HflX, which translates to MEEIMQRAILVGVDLNSDKNFEYSVEELRNLAEACNVEVVGLLTQKLERVNSACYIGTGKVEEVALLVAQNDANLVIFNDELSPSQIRNLEAGLQCKVIDRTILILDIFARRAKTREAQLQVEVAQLRYMMPRLIGLNASLSRQAGGIGSKGPGEKKLELDRRRIEEQVHRLNKELDSLVLARQNQRKLRKRNATPVVALVGYTNAGKSTTMNALLKISNSQLDKVVFEKNMLFATLETSTRQIQLPDNKQFLLTDTVGFVSKLPHQLVKAFRSTLEEVTEADLLLHVVDLSHPEFETQIEITNKVLAELGVSETPMVYVYNKSDLAPDEIAPPTDQDSVRISAKNLENIDELINMIKHHIFQNYVKATFLIPYDRGNLVSYLNEVATVFSTEYQENGTLITVECSAHDAQRLSEYIIKTTH; encoded by the coding sequence ATGGAAGAAATCATGCAACGCGCCATATTAGTTGGTGTTGATTTAAATAGTGATAAAAATTTTGAATACAGTGTCGAAGAATTAAGAAACTTAGCAGAAGCTTGTAATGTTGAAGTCGTTGGTTTATTAACTCAAAAACTTGAGCGCGTAAACTCTGCTTGCTATATTGGAACAGGAAAGGTAGAAGAAGTCGCTTTATTAGTCGCTCAAAACGATGCTAACTTAGTTATCTTTAATGATGAACTGTCTCCTTCTCAAATTCGTAACCTAGAAGCAGGATTACAATGTAAAGTAATTGATCGTACTATTTTAATTCTAGATATCTTTGCTCGTCGGGCAAAAACTCGCGAAGCACAACTTCAAGTAGAGGTTGCACAACTTCGTTATATGATGCCTCGTTTAATTGGATTAAATGCTTCATTATCTCGTCAAGCCGGTGGAATTGGTTCAAAAGGACCTGGAGAGAAAAAGCTTGAACTTGACCGTCGTCGTATTGAAGAGCAAGTGCATCGTTTAAATAAAGAACTCGATTCTTTAGTACTTGCACGCCAAAATCAACGAAAATTGCGTAAACGTAATGCGACTCCAGTTGTTGCTCTTGTTGGATATACGAATGCAGGTAAATCAACCACGATGAATGCTTTATTAAAAATCTCAAACTCACAACTTGATAAAGTTGTTTTTGAAAAAAATATGTTGTTTGCAACACTTGAAACATCAACTCGTCAAATTCAACTACCAGATAATAAGCAATTTTTATTAACTGATACTGTAGGATTTGTCAGCAAACTTCCTCACCAATTAGTAAAAGCATTCCGTTCAACACTTGAGGAAGTAACTGAAGCCGATCTTTTACTTCATGTTGTAGATTTATCTCATCCTGAATTTGAAACACAAATTGAAATCACAAACAAAGTATTAGCAGAATTAGGCGTTTCAGAAACACCAATGGTTTATGTTTATAATAAATCAGATTTAGCACCGGATGAAATTGCACCTCCAACAGATCAAGATTCTGTTCGTATTTCTGCTAAAAACTTAGAAAATATTGATGAATTAATTAATATGATTAAGCACCACATTTTCCAAAACTACGTAAAGGCTACCTTCTTGATTCCATATGATCGTGGAAATCTTGTTTCTTATTTAAATGAAGTAGCCACTGTATTTTCAACGGAATACCAAGAAAACGGAACGTTAATTACAGTAGAATGTTCAGCGCATGACGCACAGAGATTATCTGAATACATAATAAAAACAACTCACTAA
- the radA gene encoding DNA repair protein RadA: MARAKTKTSFFCQQCGMESLKWVGRCTGCGEWNSMVEELKPTKAEARRGFVASESMTKPQKLHEIETSEEARIHTSMSELNRVLGGGIVRGSLVLCGGEPGIGKSTLLLQTAQDLAAKNVRVLYVSGEESARQIKLRAERLGVVSDNLYIYAETDLTLIDRQIQQLKPEFVIIDSIQTIHMPEVTSAPGSVSQVRECTAQLMKIAKIGGISVFIVGHVTKDGNIAGPRLLEHMVDTVLYFEGDRHHTYRILRAVKNRFGSTNEIGIFDMKEEGLDEVTNASEVFLEDRTKGLPGTAIMASIEGTRPILVEIQSLLTPTSFGNPKRMASGVDHNRVSLILAVLEKRMGFFLQNQDTYVKVTGGVKLDEPAVDLAIVASIVSSYKDKMTPSGDVYMGEVGLTGEIRRVSRIEERIKEAKKLGFTRAVIPKKNLGGWTPPQGIEVIGVDTISDALKVMFKEDLKF, from the coding sequence ATGGCAAGAGCTAAAACAAAAACATCATTTTTCTGTCAACAATGTGGAATGGAAAGTTTAAAATGGGTTGGACGTTGTACAGGTTGTGGTGAATGGAATTCAATGGTTGAGGAATTAAAGCCAACAAAGGCTGAGGCTCGTCGTGGCTTTGTAGCAAGTGAATCAATGACGAAACCTCAAAAATTACATGAAATTGAAACGAGTGAAGAAGCTCGTATTCACACATCGATGAGTGAATTAAATCGTGTACTTGGTGGTGGAATTGTACGAGGATCGTTAGTTCTTTGTGGGGGAGAACCTGGAATTGGAAAATCGACGTTACTGCTTCAAACTGCACAAGATTTAGCAGCTAAAAACGTTCGAGTTTTATATGTATCAGGTGAGGAATCGGCTCGCCAAATTAAGCTTCGTGCGGAACGTTTAGGTGTTGTAAGTGATAATCTATATATTTATGCTGAAACAGATTTAACGTTGATTGACCGACAAATTCAACAGTTAAAACCTGAATTTGTTATTATTGACTCGATTCAAACGATTCATATGCCTGAGGTTACATCAGCACCAGGTAGTGTGTCACAGGTTCGTGAATGTACGGCACAATTAATGAAGATTGCAAAAATCGGAGGAATTTCTGTCTTTATTGTCGGACACGTGACGAAGGACGGAAATATAGCGGGACCTCGCTTACTTGAACATATGGTCGATACCGTTCTTTATTTTGAGGGAGACCGTCATCATACATATCGTATTTTACGAGCAGTTAAAAACCGTTTTGGTTCAACGAATGAAATCGGAATTTTTGATATGAAGGAAGAAGGGTTAGATGAGGTAACCAATGCATCTGAGGTCTTTTTAGAGGATCGTACGAAAGGGTTACCGGGAACGGCTATTATGGCTTCTATTGAGGGAACGAGACCAATTCTTGTAGAAATTCAATCGCTTTTAACACCAACTTCATTTGGTAATCCGAAGCGTATGGCTTCTGGAGTTGATCATAATCGTGTGTCATTGATTTTAGCAGTCTTAGAAAAACGCATGGGATTCTTTTTACAAAATCAAGATACCTACGTCAAAGTAACAGGTGGTGTTAAACTTGATGAGCCGGCTGTTGACCTAGCAATTGTTGCAAGTATTGTTTCAAGTTATAAAGATAAGATGACACCAAGTGGTGATGTTTATATGGGAGAAGTCGGTTTAACAGGTGAGATTAGACGTGTTTCACGTATTGAAGAACGCATTAAAGAAGCTAAAAAGCTTGGATTTACACGTGCTGTTATACCAAAGAAAAATCTTGGTGGATGGACACCACCCCAAGGCATTGAAGTGATAGGTGTCGATACGATTTCTGATGCATTAAAAGTAATGTTTAAAGAAGATTTAAAATTTTAA
- a CDS encoding DUF4349 domain-containing protein: protein MDVWTAIKKGMIFIILSIFILMLVSLIPTQLLTRTEEVSTQNPSTLLQTDATEQYKTYQNVEVNVSVVDLDESLTLLQTLIDEASVNLVSSFICSTDTPSSNPVARFTIAVSHASMTDFLGKVSSSLQVSEIKTYTDTEMLLVEGIDSWIKNLSIQEKRYQELLSEAYELEEILAIETELSRVRTELDEWQSLKEKRDMVKVTISFYLVKNPATSWQEAISEELVMQLGQMASYSKILVIKLIGCLPYFVVVLFVVILARLIFKRSKRRR, encoded by the coding sequence GTGGATGTTTGGACAGCTATAAAAAAAGGGATGATTTTTATCATCCTTTCTATTTTTATTTTAATGTTAGTTAGCTTAATTCCTACTCAATTATTAACTAGGACTGAAGAGGTTTCGACTCAAAATCCTAGCACTCTCTTACAGACTGATGCGACAGAACAGTATAAGACTTATCAAAATGTAGAGGTAAATGTTTCGGTTGTAGACCTAGATGAGAGTCTTACACTTTTACAAACTTTGATAGATGAGGCATCGGTCAACTTAGTGTCGTCCTTTATTTGTTCTACTGATACACCATCAAGTAATCCTGTTGCTAGATTCACGATAGCGGTTTCTCATGCGTCGATGACTGACTTTTTAGGTAAGGTTTCGTCAAGTTTGCAAGTTAGTGAAATCAAGACATATACTGATACTGAAATGCTACTAGTAGAGGGGATTGATAGTTGGATTAAGAATTTATCAATTCAAGAAAAACGGTATCAAGAATTGTTGTCAGAGGCTTACGAATTAGAGGAAATTTTGGCAATTGAAACGGAGTTATCTCGTGTTCGAACAGAACTTGATGAATGGCAGTCACTTAAAGAAAAACGAGATATGGTGAAGGTAACGATTTCTTTTTATTTAGTTAAAAATCCGGCAACGTCTTGGCAAGAAGCGATTAGTGAGGAACTAGTCATGCAACTCGGTCAAATGGCATCTTATTCTAAGATTTTAGTGATTAAGCTGATTGGGTGTTTACCGTATTTTGTGGTAGTTCTTTTTGTTGTTATTTTGGCAAGACTGATTTTTAAGCGAAGTAAAAGACGACGCTGA
- a CDS encoding DUF3221 domain-containing protein, whose protein sequence is MKKWILSGIILVFILIGCSQLFKFEETPNFVVEGVVLSVSDDTALMSLRLDLTEQDLNKSYEEWMNGSYDLMEVSYLQDVKVGMKLKVALNGEILESYPSRASAKSYEVIGEVEASEDEAGNELVMESVEPYHAQLLSIFPKTIGLIQSYNGYAEYGHSQKLIKAEEKGNIFELSFEGQMMDGIGEFENRTFTLTYEIDNQSVIEHINNQDQYNQLKNEMLLNSIIPNKVILKAPLEVGTSWFENFVYEGQDCTAQTVITRVELTQEGKMQYETLTTVEGIEGYYMDTYKETRVFTEGSGMTCFSNLFSLESVGVDYEELEQSEDLYIFGFNLSYEKLNK, encoded by the coding sequence GTGAAGAAGTGGATTTTGAGTGGAATTATTTTAGTTTTTATCTTAATCGGTTGTTCGCAATTATTTAAATTTGAGGAGACGCCCAACTTTGTGGTCGAAGGTGTTGTGTTATCGGTTAGTGATGATACAGCGTTGATGTCTTTGCGACTTGATTTAACAGAACAGGATTTAAATAAAAGTTATGAAGAGTGGATGAATGGTTCATACGATTTGATGGAAGTTAGTTATTTGCAAGATGTTAAGGTAGGGATGAAGTTAAAGGTTGCTTTAAATGGTGAGATTTTAGAAAGTTATCCAAGTCGAGCCAGTGCTAAAAGTTATGAGGTTATTGGAGAAGTGGAAGCAAGTGAAGATGAAGCGGGAAATGAGCTAGTGATGGAATCAGTGGAACCCTATCATGCTCAACTGTTAAGTATTTTTCCAAAAACAATCGGCTTAATTCAATCCTATAATGGCTATGCTGAATACGGTCATTCTCAAAAATTGATTAAAGCAGAAGAAAAGGGGAATATTTTTGAATTAAGTTTTGAAGGACAAATGATGGATGGAATCGGAGAATTTGAAAATCGTACGTTCACACTCACATACGAAATTGATAACCAATCTGTGATTGAACATATTAATAATCAAGATCAGTATAATCAACTAAAAAATGAAATGTTGTTAAATTCTATTATCCCGAATAAAGTGATTTTAAAAGCTCCGCTTGAAGTTGGGACAAGTTGGTTTGAAAATTTTGTGTATGAAGGGCAAGATTGTACTGCTCAAACGGTTATCACACGTGTGGAATTGACACAAGAAGGGAAAATGCAGTATGAAACCTTAACGACAGTTGAAGGTATTGAAGGTTATTATATGGATACTTATAAGGAAACCAGAGTTTTCACCGAAGGAAGTGGGATGACTTGTTTTAGTAATTTATTCTCGTTAGAATCCGTTGGCGTTGATTATGAAGAATTAGAACAATCAGAGGATTTATATATTTTTGGATTTAATCTTTCCTATGAAAAATTGAACAAATAA
- a CDS encoding cation:proton antiporter: MLSYEFLFDIALILMSTKLLGLLTKKIQLPQVVGALLAGLILGPACLNVLHETDFILQLSELGVIVLMFTAGLETDMKELKKTGKASIIIALLGMIVPLIGGFIIASVFNKNGISDANAPIVLQNIFIGIILTATSVSITVETLKELGKLSTRAGNAILGAAIIDDILGVIALTVVTSATNTDVSIGLVLIKIVLFFILGGIGGYIFSKFMNKSMRLHNMDLRRFVILSFVFCLLLSFTAEHFFGVADITGAFMAGLVLSNAPRKHYLMARFDTTAYMLLSPIFFASIGIKVVIPEMSASLITFSGILIVVAILTKILGCGLGAKLCRYTNAEALQIGTGMVSRGEVALIVASKGSAFGLMGSVFFGPIVIMVVTTTIITPILLKLVFSNKAAIENSQVALEQTVA; encoded by the coding sequence ATGTTGTCTTACGAATTTCTATTTGATATTGCTTTAATCTTAATGAGCACTAAGCTTTTGGGATTATTAACAAAAAAAATTCAATTACCACAAGTTGTTGGAGCATTACTAGCTGGATTAATTTTAGGCCCAGCATGTCTAAATGTTTTACATGAAACAGATTTTATCCTTCAGTTATCTGAACTAGGTGTTATCGTTTTAATGTTTACAGCTGGACTTGAAACAGATATGAAAGAATTAAAGAAAACCGGAAAAGCATCTATTATTATTGCTTTACTTGGAATGATTGTTCCACTTATCGGAGGATTTATTATCGCATCCGTATTTAATAAAAATGGAATTTCAGATGCCAATGCACCAATTGTTCTTCAAAATATCTTCATCGGAATTATCCTAACTGCTACTTCAGTAAGCATTACGGTTGAAACATTAAAAGAACTTGGAAAGCTAAGTACCCGTGCTGGAAATGCTATTTTAGGAGCCGCAATTATTGATGATATTTTAGGAGTTATTGCTTTAACAGTTGTAACGAGTGCGACAAACACCGATGTTAGCATCGGATTAGTTTTAATCAAAATCGTTCTATTCTTCATTCTTGGAGGAATAGGTGGCTATATTTTCTCTAAATTCATGAATAAGAGCATGCGTCTTCATAATATGGATTTAAGACGTTTCGTCATCTTATCATTCGTTTTCTGTTTATTATTATCATTTACTGCTGAACACTTCTTCGGTGTTGCTGATATTACCGGTGCCTTTATGGCAGGTTTAGTTTTATCTAACGCACCACGTAAACATTATTTAATGGCGCGTTTTGATACAACAGCGTACATGCTATTATCACCAATTTTCTTCGCAAGTATCGGAATTAAAGTTGTGATTCCAGAAATGTCAGCGTCTTTAATCACTTTCTCAGGAATCTTAATCGTCGTTGCGATTTTAACGAAAATTCTTGGATGTGGGCTTGGAGCAAAACTTTGCCGATATACAAATGCTGAAGCTCTTCAAATCGGAACCGGAATGGTTTCAAGGGGAGAAGTCGCATTAATCGTAGCAAGTAAAGGATCTGCCTTTGGATTAATGGGATCGGTGTTCTTTGGTCCAATCGTTATCATGGTTGTCACTACGACTATTATTACACCAATTCTATTAAAATTAGTATTTTCAAATAAAGCTGCAATAGAAAATTCTCAAGTTGCATTAGAACAAACTGTTGCATAA